In Desulfobacterales bacterium, one genomic interval encodes:
- a CDS encoding polyprenyl synthetase family protein — MSPLKHKIKDGINEDLTGIEDELKRHLSPCLDLVSQVAGHILFCGGKRIRPLLMILSARICGYNGDQDKKYSTMFEYLHTATLLHDDVVDGASMRRGKPVANSIWDPATVILAGDFLLARALSISAETGSPKVIRTIADITEKMSQGEIHQLQRKNDSSLSESEYLEVIRNKTAVLVSGACRVGAIIAQASEIEEEALHTYGYHIGMAFQMADDLLDYTADSTVLGKHIGADLKEGKMTLPVIVAFERADSSDRKFMEKILNARDFSIQDFEKLLTLLTKYGGIEYTRRAAADHIQKAKQALTVFKPAITRNILSDIADFVLTRKS; from the coding sequence ATGAGTCCGCTTAAACATAAGATCAAGGACGGAATAAATGAAGACCTGACCGGTATCGAAGACGAATTGAAGCGCCATTTAAGCCCTTGTCTGGATCTTGTGTCCCAGGTCGCCGGACATATCCTGTTTTGCGGAGGAAAGCGCATACGGCCCCTTTTGATGATATTATCGGCGAGAATCTGTGGCTATAACGGCGATCAGGATAAAAAATATTCCACCATGTTTGAATACCTGCATACGGCGACCCTGTTGCATGATGACGTTGTGGACGGGGCATCCATGAGAAGAGGCAAGCCCGTGGCCAATTCAATCTGGGATCCGGCAACAGTCATTCTGGCGGGTGATTTTCTCCTGGCGAGGGCGCTTTCGATATCGGCTGAAACCGGCAGCCCGAAAGTCATTCGCACGATTGCCGATATCACCGAAAAGATGTCACAGGGCGAGATTCATCAGCTGCAAAGGAAAAACGATAGCAGCCTTTCTGAATCCGAATATCTGGAAGTGATCCGGAATAAAACCGCTGTACTCGTTTCCGGCGCCTGCCGGGTGGGCGCCATCATCGCGCAGGCCTCCGAAATAGAGGAAGAGGCACTGCATACGTATGGGTATCATATCGGGATGGCGTTCCAGATGGCGGACGATCTGCTCGACTATACAGCGGACTCGACCGTGCTTGGCAAACACATCGGAGCTGATTTGAAAGAGGGGAAAATGACACTTCCGGTCATCGTCGCTTTTGAACGGGCCGATTCCAGCGATCGGAAGTTCATGGAGAAGATATTAAACGCCCGAGATTTTTCTATACAGGATTTTGAAAAATTGTTAACATTGTTAACAAAATATGGCGGGATCGAGTATACCCGCCGGGCGGCTGCAGATCATATCCAAAAGGCAAAACAAGCCCTGACTGTTTTCAAGCCTGCTATAACCCGAAATATTCTGTCTGATATCGCTGACTTTGTATTAACCCGAAAATCCTGA
- a CDS encoding CDP-alcohol phosphatidyltransferase family protein: MKSGDFDINIPNLITISRIVLTPVFVILLLKDLRFAAFVVFTVAGISDALDGLIARCFNKRTVLGSYLDPIADKLLLVSAFVCLAVLEIIPEWLAVIVLSRDIVIVLGIAVFSITDIHVEMRPSLVSKCTTLFQIATVILSLLEPKIKIALFSENLLYWFTAGLTVLSGFHYLYHGLNILQNSLGNSQGRK; the protein is encoded by the coding sequence TTGAAATCAGGAGATTTTGACATAAATATCCCAAACCTGATCACCATCAGCAGAATCGTATTAACTCCGGTTTTCGTTATCCTGCTGTTGAAGGATTTACGGTTTGCGGCTTTTGTTGTGTTTACGGTCGCAGGTATCAGCGATGCCCTGGACGGCCTGATTGCCAGATGTTTTAATAAACGCACGGTGTTGGGGTCCTATCTGGATCCGATTGCCGACAAGTTGCTTCTGGTATCCGCGTTTGTCTGCCTGGCGGTTCTTGAAATTATTCCGGAATGGCTGGCGGTCATTGTGCTGAGCCGGGATATCGTGATTGTTCTCGGCATTGCGGTGTTTTCCATTACAGATATTCATGTTGAAATGCGGCCGAGCCTGGTCAGCAAGTGCACGACGCTGTTCCAGATCGCCACGGTAATATTGAGCCTTCTGGAGCCGAAGATTAAAATCGCATTGTTCAGCGAAAATTTACTTTACTGGTTTACTGCAGGATTGACGGTTTTATCCGGATTCCATTATCTATATCACGGGTTGAATATATTGCAGAATTCGTTAGGTAACAGTCAGGGGCGGAAATAA